From the genome of Caloenas nicobarica isolate bCalNic1 chromosome 16, bCalNic1.hap1, whole genome shotgun sequence, one region includes:
- the LHX5 gene encoding LIM/homeobox protein Lhx5: protein MMVHCAGCERPILDRFLLNVLDRAWHIKCVQCCECKCNLTEKCFSREGKLYCKNDFFRRFGTKCAGCSQGISPSDLVRKARNKVFHLNCFTCMVCNKQLSTGEELYIIDENKFVCKEDYLNSPSLKEGSLNSVSSCTDRSLSPDLQDPMQDDTKETDNSTSSDKETTNNENEEQNSGTKRRGPRTTIKAKQLETLKAAFAATPKPTRHIREQLAQETGLNMRVIQVWFQNRRSKERRMKQLSALGARRHAFFRSPRRMRPLGGRLDDSEMLGSTPYTYYGDYQGDYYGPGGNYDFFPHGPPSQAQSPADSSYLQNSGPGSTPLGPLEPPLSGHHSSENQRYTDMISHPDTPSPEPGMTGSLHPIPGEVFSGGPSPPFSMSSNSGYSGALSHPNPELSEAAVW, encoded by the exons ATGATGGTGCATTGTGCGGGCTGCGAGAGGCCGATTTTGGACCGGTTCCTGCTGAACGTCTTGGACAGGGCATGGCACATCAAATGCGTCCAGTGCTGCGAGTGCAAGTGCAACCTGACCGAGAAATGCTTCTCCAGGGAAGGCAAACTCTACTgcaaaaatgactttttcaG gaggTTTGGTACCAAATGCGCCGGCTGCTCCCAAGGCATCTCCCCCAGCGACCTCGTCCGCAAAGCCCGGAATAAAGTCTTTCACCTGAACTGTTTCACCTGCATGGTCTGCAACAAGCAGCTCTCCACGGGCGAGGAACTCTATATCATCGACGAAAACAAATTTGTTTGCAAAGAGGATTATTTGAACTCTCCCAGTTTGAAGGAAGGCAGCCTCAACTCAG TGTCCTCATGTACAGACAGGAGTTTGTCCCCGGATCTCCAGGACCCCATGCAGGACGACACCAAGGAGACGGACAACTCGACCTCCTCAGACAAGGAGACCACCAACAACGAGAACGAGGAGCAGAACTCGGGCACCAAGCGGAGGGGGCCCCGCACCACCATTAAAGCCAAGCAACTGGAGACCCTCAAAGCTGCCTTCGCCGCCACCCCCAAACCCACTCGCCACATCCGAGAGCAGCTGGCCCAGGAGACCGGCCTCAACATGAGAGTCATCCAG GTTTGGTTCCAGAACCGTCGGTCCAAGGAGCGGCGGATGAAGCAGCTGAGCGCGCTGGGGGCCCGCCGGCACGCCTTCTTCCGCAGCCCCCGCAGGATGCGGCCCCTCGGCGGCCGCCTCGATGACTCCGAGATGCTCGGCTCCACGCCCTACACCTACTACGGAG attACCAAGGTGACTACTATGGGCCGGGAGGCAACTATGACTTTTTCCCCCACGGGCCGCCCTCCCAAGCCCAGTCCCCAGCCGACTCCAGCTACCTTCAGAACTCAGGACCCGGCTCCACACCCCTGGGACCTTTGGAGCCTCCCCTAAGCGGACACCACTCCTCAGAAAACCAAAGGTACACGGATATGATCTCACATCCCgacacccccagccccgagCCGGGGATGACCGGTTCGCTACACCCCATTCCGGGGGAGGTTTTCAGCGGAGGGCCCAGCCCCCCCTTCTCCATGTCCAGCAATAGCGGCTACAGCGGGGCTCTCTCGCACCCCAACCCGGAGCTCAGCGAGGCGGCGGTTTGGTAG